The Macadamia integrifolia cultivar HAES 741 chromosome 4, SCU_Mint_v3, whole genome shotgun sequence genome contains the following window.
CATTTTGGAGAGAGTGGAGATGATACTTACGATACTATTGCACATAGCAAAGCCACTTTTGTTCAAGGTTGTGGGATGAAAAGTGGATCTGTTAGTAAAGTATTTAGAAGATATAACATGAACCCACAAAGAAGCCTCCAGCCCATCTTTAATAAAGGGGCTTTATTCTGAGTTTCATAGGTTTTAAATCCAAACCCCTCATGGAATTAGAAATACAAACTTTGTGCCAACCAATCAAATGCATCTTTTTATCCTTATCATTGTTACTATtctaaaaattgaaacaaatagaGTTTTTGCAAGTAAGCTTAGGAAAAGCAAAACAAGACATAATGTAAGATGGGATGGATGAACATATGAGGGTAtttgattaaaaagaaaaagaattttgggaagaaaagagatagATGCATGGACCATTGGTGCAGGCTGCACTCCGTGACAGAGAACCTCTTCCTTCGATTAAATTAGGcattgaaatttgacacatgtcTAACTCAGACAAAATCCCTTCTATCGAAGCATTAAAATATCCACATCACTTGTCAATGTGGCATAACAATGGGCACACAAGATCCCCATCCAAATGGGAAGTGCAAACAACCTTTTCCGAAGaccccatttggttgcaagaggaATTTAAATGgtaaggaagtgaaattttcgtacttaaaagataaatatttataattattaccccatgtgatccaatgtgattgtataagctacttgattttttaactatatttaataatgatacactttacatgtaatttcgattttacatattatagtgaatggttttgaatgcaaagtaaagtgaaattttataacaaaaaaatgaaatgatttgaaattaatgatatagtcacatgggctAATGatgcatacatttttttttttttaagtatgaaaattttattttccttactTTTATTTCCCTTAGAAACCAAATATAacataatgtattttttttaatggaaacaaATAAACAAGATAAGACTACAGACACATTGTCCTCAACAAGAAGATTTAACTGATTTTCCATAGCCCTAACCAAAATAACATAAACATTGTTACCAGTTACTAAATGCAAGATTTATTTCATACTAGTACAATTGTAGTCCAACCAAACAAATCTCTGAATGAAAACGAAACAACTGAAAAATACGAAATTTCTAACTTACGAAATACaacttgcctttttttttcctttttttcttgctaattacgggtatccaggccttcaacCTGACTAATCCCACAggctcatactgaccccacaaccacatggaccgagtcatattaggattgaatgaaaatcattcaacttccactgaaagcaatgaaaagcactaaacacccgtgtgagtggcccaaggtgtgcctagttggagtcaaacttaggacgtccgagtttacggctcgtaccaaattcgttgctcaccaactgcactaaccCCTTGGCTTAAATACAACTTGACTATTAGCAAGAAATTTGCATAATTTTTACTACACTCAATCGGCAGAACAGCCTACATTAAATTGGATGACAActtcggaaaaaaaaaacatggcagaaaaaggaagaaggaaactgTCTTCAGATATACATGATGATTGCCTACATCACACCCTTTCTGACCAAGAAGTGGAGGCCAACTTTTATGCCAACCAATCAAACCCTCCTGCATTGACATCATCAAACAAAATTAGATTTGCTTTCGAAGTTTGGTACTTTAGAGAAAACATAGGTTATTAAGCCACAACAGAAGAAAAGGCATCCTGGTATTGAAATTGCTATTGATAATGGGTCAATttatgctagaataggtatttTTAGCTTATGATTAGCTAGCTCCAAGTTCTTCCAAGAGAACTGTGGAGGTATATGCATCTTACTAAGGAGAGCCAGATTGCTTTGATCTCGAGTAAGTTTCTTTTTCATATGGAGGATTGATGTCCTCCCAACTGATGAGTTAGCAAAGATGGGAGTTACTGGGGAAACATTGTTAGCTGGATCTGTTGTAATATCAACTAGTACATCTCTTCTCATTTCAATTAAATTGgctaccaaaaaacaaaaagacatTGTATTAAGTTCCTCTAGAACTGCATAGTTGGAAAAAGTACATCTAGTGCGTACCTTCATGAGCTTAGGTCTCACAAACCATTTGAAATTAATGGATTGTCTACATAATTCCCAGTAAGAATTCACACCAGGAGCCATGGGGTCAACACTGAGCAAGCCCTTAACCCTATTTGACGCTGCTGAGTAATAATACCaacataaaatgaaaatagtGATTAAAAGTATATTACCCTGCAATTCATTCTCCTTGTCCAATGTTTGATAATTGAATGTTCAAAGTACAAGCCACTCTTATGCTAGGGTTGCCCTTTTCCCCTTAGTGTCCCTTGACTGCACATGATAAGATTGTCAATTAAAAGCATTTACTTGATTGAAAATATGGATTACTACAAAGATATGCATGCCAGGATATACAGTGAAAAAACATGTAAGCAACTACACATCGACAATAATATCCTCATTtacaagaaagaagagaacagaaaaaaaaaaacacttgttATACTTTACTTCTTTCTCTTAGCTTAAAATTCTTGAACACCAAATATATCATAGTTTCAGGAGATACGCAACATAAACGAAGAAAGAAGTCCAGGTCCCAAGTTTGCAACAAGACACATTCAATATGTTTCCATGCTTTTGGCTCACTTAAACCAATCCAATTGACCCTAATCATAACCACTGTTTGAACTAGGGACGATGCAAGAAAAGTGAACATGAGGACCGGGCTAGGGTCAGGAGAGAGGTAGAGTGGAGGtcagaaagaaaagagaacatgCATTATACACTGTATAATAAAGCTAATTCAAACTAAAATTCAATTACACCATCAGTGGCAGAGCAGTTATATATTTAACAGCTGCATTTCCATCAGGCGTGGAAAGAATTTAATTTAGACAGGGGCACTTCAGAAGTTCATAGAAAAGTCATTTGATAAACAAGAGTACTTTATAAGAACTGTATACACAAAATTCTCTTGCATATAGAGGCTAATTCTTGAACCAAGTggattttgaagtttgaacacaCAAGCAggcagatatatatatatatatatatatatagagagagagagagacctgtgCAGCAACAGATTTTCTTGCATCCAAGAACTGGCTGTATATGCCATATAGTCTCTGCTTTTCAGCTTCTGAAACAGAAGGTCTTGCTCTTGAAGCAACAGATTTTAGAAGATTATCACTAATGACTGGCATTTTTCCAGGTTTATATGCATCACCACTTTCCAGAAGCTCATGAACTGCAGCAAGCTGTGCATCTGACAGGAGTGCTTGGAGGTCGGCACCACTAAAACCTTCAGTTACAGAAGCTATGGCATCCAGATCAACATCACTGGCCAGAGGAAGCTGAAAGAAGACAACAAGCACTCCTATTGTTGATTTAAGGTTTGACTAAAATCAATTAGACAAACAGAAGGAAACATAGGgttaaaaacttaaaatagCTATCCACCAAGCCCCAGGGTGAATTACAGCATTATCTCTCAAGTCTACAGGGCTGCAGCAGCAATGGTGTAAAAGCAGTGGTCTGGCTGAGCTTTGAAGAATTTGGCCAAGATTAGGTACTATCGGAAGGAACAATCACTGGCTCCCTGTGATCATGAGTTGACTTGGTATATCCAGCTGAttaaatcccaagttttaaaaccccAAGTTCAAAACTCGACCATAATAAGTAGTACCAGGCGGATTGGTCACTGGCTAGCTGCCGATTCCGACCTGATCCTATGAGTTAACTATGAGATGCCCGAATCTCGATCACAATAGGGCATAAATAACAGGATATTGCATATGCAGCTTGAAAATGGCATTTTACGTGATATCTAGTGTTTCCAGTTTTACGCatagttttaaaactcggaAAGAGGCATTGGACGGTCTCCATTGATTCCGACCCGATTCCAACTAAAGTTGGCTGGGAATAGATCGGAATTGGTTGGAATCAGTCAGATCCATCAGAACCACTTTGAATTAGGTAAAATTGGGATCGGGGTCAGTTGATCGCAATATGAATTGGGCACCCGATCCTGTGGTCGGTTTTTGAATTGTTGTTTTCAAGACATACTAATCTCTTCCATGTTGCAGACACAATGTCAACATATGCTTTCACAACCAAAAGAAGTCTCTCTTGTATAAGCAAAAGGGCAAGCTCTATATGTATTATCAAATTTATATATCAGAAAACACATATTTTACCATTTGCACTGATTTTAGAACtttcttagtttattttctgttaATGTCTAAGCGGTTTCAAGTTGCCATAATGGAACAATTATAGTTGATAAGTTAGGCTTAAAATTAgcgcacccccccccccccccccaaaaaaaaaaattgaagcatCTAATACCAGTTGTTGACATATGTCTTGACACTACTTGACATCCTGAAGCTGTGTTTTTTGATTTCCAAAGAAAGGAATCACATCCACACACCAGTATGAAACTGTAATCATGAATTCTTGGGTTACTAACCTTTCTAGAAAGAACAGTTAGAATGTCCACTCTCTCATGCTGTGCTGGGAAATCACAGAAAAGGAGACGATCAAGCCTTCCAGGTCGTAAAAGTGCAGCATCAAGTAGATCTGGTCGACTGGAAGCAACACAGAATGCAGACATTAGAATTCATACGGGTCCCACCAAACAAAGTCCAAAGAACActtgaaaatataattttcttggAGATAGAAATTGTCAGCAAGGGCCATTggcaaggaaagaaaagaaccaGACCTGAACATTTCACCTCTGCTAAATAATATATGAAGAAAAACATGCAAAAATACTGAAGGGAGTGTCTGAATGACACCACTATAGGCGCATTTAGATCTTGACACCTTCATTTAATTGCCACTTGTATTATTCCCAATAGTTCTTTAAGCTAGGGGTGTAAAAGGGtttccaaaaataatttgaaaatgacttattattatgtca
Protein-coding sequences here:
- the LOC122075988 gene encoding peroxisome biogenesis protein 1-like: MSAFCVASSRPDLLDAALLRPGRLDRLLFCDFPAQHERVDILTVLSRKLPLASDVDLDAIASVTEGFSGADLQALLSDAQLAAVHELLESGDAYKPGKMPVISDNLLKSVASRARPSVSEAEKQRLYGIYSQFLDARKSVAAQSRDTKGKRATLA